A window of Natrinema salifodinae contains these coding sequences:
- a CDS encoding pro-sigmaK processing inhibitor BofA family protein: protein MTGLELLMLLLVLVLVLGAAQLVQAARPFIVNAVVGLLVVYLAQVVFGIGVALTPIALAIVAIGGFPGSLLVILLSVFDVAFVP, encoded by the coding sequence ATGACCGGACTCGAACTACTGATGCTGCTTCTCGTGCTCGTGCTCGTTCTCGGGGCGGCTCAACTCGTCCAGGCTGCCAGGCCGTTTATCGTCAACGCGGTAGTCGGCCTCCTGGTAGTGTACCTCGCGCAGGTCGTCTTCGGCATCGGGGTAGCGCTGACGCCGATCGCATTGGCGATCGTAGCGATCGGCGGCTTCCCCGGGTCGCTGCTCGTTATCCTGCTGTCGGTGTTCGATGTCGCGTTCGTCCCGTAA